A single window of Anopheles moucheti chromosome 2, idAnoMoucSN_F20_07, whole genome shotgun sequence DNA harbors:
- the LOC128310330 gene encoding mitochondrial import inner membrane translocase subunit Tim17-A-like, producing MEEYAREPCPYRIVDDCGGAFAMGCIGGGVFQAIKGFRNAPSGFNRRLLGSLTAIKSRSPIIAGNFAVWGGMFSTIDCTLVHFRKKEDPWNSIISGAATGGILAARNGVPAMIGSAVIGGVLLALIEGVGIMFTRISAEQFRNPTPPSDDPSVLGDPNQQQMSASPPSSFAFGQSGQNYQ from the exons ATGGAGGAGTATGCTCGTGAACCGTGTCCGTATCGTATCGTGGATGATTGCGGTGGAGCATTTGCTATGGGTTGCATCGGCGGTGGTGTATTTCAAGCAATAAAAGGATTCCGTAATGCTCCATCAGGATTCAATCGACGTTTG CTGGGAAGCTTAACAGCGATTAAAAGCCGGTCGCCTATTATTGCTGGAAATTTTGCCGTATGGGGTGGAATGTTTAGCACGATTGATTGCACATTGGTGCATTTTCGGAAGAAAGAAGACCCTTGGAACTCTATAATCAGCGGTGCGGCCACGGGTGGCATTTTGGCAGCTCGGAACGGTGTACCTGCCATGATCGGCAGTGCGGTAATAGGTGGCGTGCTGCTAGCTTTGATTGAAGGTGTGGGCATCATGTTTACGCGTATATCTGCTGAACAGTTCCGTAACCCCACTCCACCGAGCGATGATCCTTCGGTGCTTGGTGATCCAAATCAACAGCAAATGTCTGCAAGTCCTCCGTCATCATTTGCGTTTGGCCAGTCTGGACAGAATTATCAATAA
- the LOC128297690 gene encoding uncharacterized protein LOC128297690, with amino-acid sequence MAKTKWNLLFATFILSCVSLAVLIVSLCTPYWVTSEAFELSAFKNSEINYGLFSGSLTQNYLPNPRYYNLTLTCLYQEYVCAFSCQKDEESRSDEVLKLLKGLRPDDCPLPSSKMLTIVSQPDQQIFPQDRQTSAVFDRSNFINTGLWVSTVVFIGIATSFAAVSASFSIINVLFNPVEPVFNVFGLFIWNGVAIGATALCMIMWGALFAGTLVDNIAITDTLTIQIPYTSSGLAALGVSYWVLFLPIVLHGVNVGLLLWRRYIINKEPPPTTIDVDRSDLTIIMF; translated from the exons ATGGCCAAAACGAAATGGAATCTGCTGTTCGCCACGTTCATTCTATCTTGTGTTTCATTAGCCGTTCTGATAGTCTCCTTATGTACGCCGTATTGG GTTACCTCGGAAGCGTTCGAATTAAGTGCATTTAAGAACAGTGAAATAAACTATGGTCTATTTTCTGGTTCTTTGACGCAAAACTATCTTCCTAATCCGCGATATTACAATCTTACGC TTACCTGCCTTTATCAGGAATACGTGTGCGCGTTCAGTTGCCAAAAAGACGAGGAAAGCCGAAGCGATGAAGTATTAAAACTTTTGAAAGGTTTACGTCCAGACGATTGTCCCCTCCCTTCATCAAAGATGCTAACAATCGTCAGCCAACCGGATCAACAAATATTTCCTCAGGATCGACAGACATCAGCTGTATTCGATCGTAGTAACTTTATCAACACGGGACTTTGGGTTTCGACGGTAGTGTTTATCGGTATAGCTACAAGTTTTGCAGCAGTTTCCGCTAGTTTCTCTATAATTAACGTGCTGTTCAATCCAGTCGAACCAGTATTCAACGTTTTTGGATTGTTCATTTGGAATGGAGTGGCCATCGGAGCGACAGCTCTTTGCATGATAATGTGGGGTGCACTGTTTGCTGGGACGCTTGTTGACAATATCGCAATTACAGATACGCTGACGATACAGATTCCCTATACTTCTTCCGGGTTAGCTGCACTAGGAGTTTCCTATTGGGTGTTATTTTTACCCATTGTGCTGCACGGGGTCAACGTAGGTCTTCTGTTATGGCGAAGGTACATCATCAATAAGGAGCCTCCTCCTACAACGATAGATGTTGATCGATCGGATTTAACCATTATTatgttttga